The stretch of DNA TCGCCTCTGAAGCCTGTAAGTGAATGTCACCACTGGGAAGATTGCCAAGGTTTTTGGACAATACCAATGAGCCATCAGTAAATTGCATCCTTCGTCCTTGTATCTGCACCGAACCCGAATTGACTCCACTCACATCCAGTAGGGATTTTTGAGTAAGCTGAATATCACCAAAGCGTTGATTGCCATATCCCAGCATATAGCCACTTGTAGTTGGGATCAGATTGATCCGTCCAGCATCGCTGATGCTACCTAGTTCTATGCGCCCTTGTTCAGCAGTTAGAGTTGCTCCATTCAGATGTAAATCCCCTCCCACCAACGCTAGCGTGTTTTTTGGATTGACTCGCAGTTCGCTGGCACTGGGAGTCCGAATAAAGGGAGCTAGACTATTGACAACTGTTAAGCCATAACCTGTCCCTTGTACAGTGATCGGCGCTGCATTAGCTGGGAGGTCTAACCCAATAGGAGCGTTTACGGTTAAGAGAGGATTAGCTGTGAGATCGTTAGCACTAAACTTTACTCCATCACTAAAAATGACGCTATTAGCTGTAGTTCCTACAAACGATCCACCGATATTTAGTCTTGCATTGGGACCAAAAATAATCCCATTGGGATTGAGCAGAAACAAACTCACAGGATTGCTATTATTTGTGGTTTGAATCATGCCATCAATGTTGGAGACATTGCCTCCCGTCACTCGACTAAAAATGGTCGTAATATTCGGTGTGCTAACTAGATTAAAAGTAGCAGAACCACCCGTCGGTACTGAGAATTGACTAAAACTATGGAATAGATTTGCCCCACTATTGGGCTGATTACCATTGGTAATCGTAAAGTTAAGATTATCAGGACTAGTGACTGTAGTAGACAGCGTGCCATCGGCTGTCACACTCTGAGCAGAAGCGGTTATGGGTAAAAGCATTCCCAAGAACAGAACGCTAGAACCACACCACAATAGTTTTTGACTAAAATTCATTAAATACTACCTCTTTAAAAAAATTTGTTGCGATCGCTAAGAATCCTGCACAATCAGTTACAGGTGTTCCTCTTGCTGCGTTATTGGTAGCATAGATATCTACCTCACCCTTCGCATTTAATTGCCAACCCGTAGCTTCCACAATAGGTGTTTTCGCATTCTCAGATTGCGGTGTAGTTGCTAAAGCGGCGGGATTGCGGAAAGTGGAAGGATCGCGGAGATCGTTCCAAGGATGGGAGCTATTACGGCGATCGCTTGGATCTTCAGGCAACCCTCCTCGCCCTGTGGAGACAAATCGACTATTGCCATAGGTTCTACAACCTTGGACAATTCTCTGGCTCGGATCATCGATATCGCTAGGCAGTTGAATCAATCCAGCGCTCGGAGTAAAAGCGAGGTTATTAATATTTACCGTGCCACTCAATCCAAATTGCGAACTTGCCGTGATGTCATTCTCAGGGGTCAATTGCGGACGGAATTTCAGTCCAAATAAACCTTGTGTAGTGATACTGATATTCCCACCTGATCCTCGCACCGCATTCGCAATAATGTCACTGTTCTCTATTCCCACAATCACAGGTGAGTTAATTGTCAAGTTACCACCATTCCCATTACCTGCTGCGGTGGCAGAAATCAGGCTGTTGTGACGTAGCAGTAAAAATGATTGCAAGTTTAAGTTAACATCTCCTCCATTACCAGAAGCAGTTGAGGCTAAAATACTACCTTGATTGTCTAGAAAAATTGAATTAGCATTAATCTGCACATCTCCTGCTCTACCAGATCCATCGTTTTTAACTGCAACATACGCTCCATCAGTAATGCGTAACGATGGGGTGTTAATTATGAGTGAACCCGAATCACCACTGGGAATTGGAGGCAATCCATAGATTTGTTGAGTGGCTGCATCCAAAATCTCAGCCGATGAAATGATGCGGCTAGGTACAATTGAATCAACCTGCCGACCCTGAACGTCCACGGAATTCGACGCATTGATGCTTACATTACCCGATGTTCCCTTACCAGCAACAATAGACCCTACTACTCCACCATCTCGAATCACTAAGCGGGCGGTGTTGATCAAAAGATCTCCAGTATCTCCAAGAGCGGTGCTTGCTAAAAGGATTCCACTCGGTGACACTAGCTGGCTGGGGATGTATTCACCAACTTCGATCAAATCTTGAGCTTGGACTCGAATGTTTCCTGTCTTTCCAGTGCCAAATGATATACTGCTCAAAATGCCACGACGCAGAAGCCTCAGATTGCTCGTGGAGAGTGTAATATTGCCTGCATTAGCGGAGTTAAAGGTGATTGTGTAGATCGAGGATGGGTTCGCTGGGCTAGTGGGATTAAAGCCATCTAGCAAGATTGAGTCGGCAACCTTGGCTATAATATTTCCCCCCGATGCTGGAGTATACATACCAGTAATGATATTTCCGCCATCTTGGATGGATACTTGCTTGGCGGAGATGGCAATATCTCCCACTTGCCCAGTACCTAAATTGTCAATTTTGATATAACTTGCATAGCTGCCGTCGCGGACTGTACCAGTCAGATTTAGCGAACCTGCTGCCTTAATAGTAATTCCTCCAGAGGCTTGGGAACCCAAGTTTTGCAGCAAAATAGCGGAACCTTCGCTCAAGCTGATATTCTTCCCATGTACTTGGATAGAACCCTTCGCACCACTGGCATCGAGCAGCGATTGCTGGGCAAGATGAACATCTTGGAATTGCCGCACCGATGAGTAGTCTCCTACCCACCCTGTAGACGTAGCTTTGAGTCCGACCTGTCCATCGCTGACACCACTAACTTCCAGATGTCCACCTCCATTCGTGGTAATAATACCACCTGATAGATTCACCTCGCCACCAATCAGCGCCAGAGTATTACCTCCGTTAACTTGTAACCCAACAGGACTTTGGCTGCGATCGGTGGGGGTAAAAATCCTATCGATTAAGCGATGTCCCGTATTCTGCACAGTAATTCCCTTGGGATTTTGGGCAAAATCTAGACCGAGTGGGGCATTCACTGTCAGTAAAGGTGAAGCTGATGGATTCACGGCGCTAAATTCTATTCCATCAATAAACTTGACGCTATTTGCCGTCGTAGCGATAAACGATCCACCGATATTGAGACTGGCATTGGCTCCAAAGATAATTCCATTGGGATTGAGCAGAAACAAACTCACAGGATTGCTGCTATTTGTGGTCTGAATCAAGCCATCAATGTTAGAAACACTACCTCCCGTCACCCTACTAAAAATGGTCGTAATATTCGGTGTGCTAACTAGATTAAAAGTAGCAGAACCACCCGTGGGCACTGAGAATTGACTAAAACTATGGAATAGATTTGCTCCACTATTGGGCTGATTACCATTGGTAATCGTAAAGTTAAGATTGTCGGGACTGTTGACTGTTGTTGAGAGCGTGCCATCGGCTGTCACGCTCTGAGCAGAAACATTTGTGGGTAAAAGCATTCCCAAGAATAGAAAGATAGAACCACACCACCATAGTCTTTGACTAAAATTCATTGGCTACTACCTCTTTAAAAAGCTTTGGTGCGATCGCTAAGAATCCCGCACAATCAGTTACGGTTGTTTCTCTAGCTACGTTATTAGCAGCATAGATATCTACCTCACCCTTCGCATTTAGTTGCCAACCCGTAGCTTCCACAATAGGTGTTTTCGCATTCTCAGATTGCGGTGTAGTTGTTAAAGCGGCGGGATTGCGGAAAGCAGAAGGATCGCGGAGATCGTTCCAAGGATGGGAGCTATTACGGCGATTACTAGGATCTTCAGGTAACCCTCCTCGCCCTGTGGCGACAAACCGACTATTGCCATAGGTTCTACAACCTTGGACAATTCTCTGGCTCGGATCATCGATATTGCTAGGTAGCTCGATTAACCCTGCGGTGGGAGTGAAAGCAAGATTGCTGATATTTACCGTGCCGCTTAGCCCAAATTGCGAACTTGCTGTGATGTCATTTTCTGATGTCAATTGCGGACGAAATTTCAGTCCAAATAATCCCTGCGTAGTGATGTTGATATTCCCACCTGATCCTCGCACAGCATTAGCAATAATGTCACTGTTTTCTATTCCCACAATCACAGGTGAGTTAATTGTCAAGTTACCACCATTACCATTACCCGCAGCAGTGGCAGAAATCAAGCTATTGTGACGCATCAACAGATTGCTTTGGAGGTTTAAGCGAATATCTCCTCCGTTTCCAGAGGCGGTAGAGGCGACAATACTACTTTTGCCATCTAGAAACAGAGAGTTGGCATTAATCTGTATATTCCCAGCAAGCCCTGGACCATCATTTTTGACGCTCACAGCCGCCCCATCAGCAATGCGTAATGATGGCGTATTAATGGTGAGAGAACCCGCATTACCAGTGGGAATAGCAGGTAGTATAAAAGCTGCTTGAGTCTCTGGACTAAGAAGTTCAGCGTTTGAAGTAATGCGAGAGATTACCCCAGCCGCATTACCCTCAGTACCACACCCTTGGATTTCGATGGACTTTGAAGCGTTAATTTCCACGCTACCTGCTGAACCAGTGGCAACGGTAGAAGATCCCAGAGCTGCTCCCCCTTGAAGCACTAATCTAGAGGTGTTGATGACTAAGCTATTAGCATTACCAGAACCCTGAGTAAAAGTAGTTAGCGAACTTTCTGAAAATGCCAGAGGATTGAAACCTGCAATTTCGATTTGATCTGTTGCCTTCACTTGGATTGTGCCAGTGTCTCCAGAGCGTAAGGCTACAGAAATAATCTGACCAGAATCTAGAACCCTGAGAATTCTGGTGGATAACATGATATTCCCTGCATTGCCGCTATCTGCTGAAAATGTTGTGAGCGCAGTATAAATGGCTGGGTTGTTGCTGTTAAAGCCAATGACCTCGGTCGAGCCGCTCACATTTGCGGTAATATTCCCACCTGCTGTTTGCGTCCGAGTTCTAGTCAAAATTCTGGCTCCATCTTGGAGGGATAACTGGGCAGCAGAGATGGCAATATCTCCAGTCCGTCCTGTGCCGAAATTTTGGATTTGCATGAAACTTCCCAAGTCACCATTGGCTGTATTCCCTGCCAAATTGAGGGAGCCAGTGGCATTAACCGTAATTCCTCCAGACGGTTGCGTTCCTAAGTTTTGGAGCAACAAAGAAGAACCCTCAGTCAAGCTAATGTTTCCTCCTTGCAATCGGATGGAGCCGTTACTACCGCTAGCGTCCAGTAGTGATTCTTTCGCAAGATGAATATCGTTAAATTGCGGCACAGATGAATAATCGCCAACCCAACCCGTAGAAGTAGGCTTGAGTACCACTTGCCCATTACTAACACTACCCACCTCTAGATGCCCACCGCCATTAGTGGTGACAACGCCACCAGAAAAGTTTACAGCACCGCCAATCAATGCCAGCGTATTATTTGCACTGATTTGTAATCCGATTGGGGTATTGATGTTACTGGGCGTACCAAAGCCAGTAACATCGAACAACTTATTTCCCTGACCCTGCACAGTAATTGTTCCTGCATTGCTACCCATATTTAAGCCAATCGGCGATGCAATTGTGAGCAGTGGTGATGCTTGGGGGGTAATGGCACTAAATTCCGCGCCATCAGCAAATTTAATACTATTTGCTGTAGTTCCTACAAACGATCCACCGATATTTAGACTGGCATTGGGACCAAAAATAATCCCACTGGGATTGATTAAAAACAAACTCACAGGATTGCTATTATTTGTGGTTTGAATCATGCCATCAATGTTAGAAACATTGCCTCCCGTCACCCGACTAAAAATGGTCGAAATATTTGGTGTGTTAACTAGATTAAAAGTAGCAGAACCACCCGTGGGTACTGAGAACTGATTAAAACTATGGAATAGATTTCCTCCACTATTGGGCTGATTACCATTGGTAATCGTAAAATTGAGATTGTCGGGACTGGTGACTGTAGTAGAAAGTGTGCCATCGGCTGTCACGCTCTGAGCAGAAACATTTGTGGGTAAAAGCATTCCCAAGAATAGAAAGCTAGAACCACACCACCATAGTCTTTGACTAAAATTCATTGGCTACTACCTCTTTAAAAAGTTTTGCTTGTAATCGCCAAGAATCCTGCGCAATCAGTTACGGTTGTTCCTATAGCTGCGTTATTAACAGCATAGATATCTACCTCACCCTTCGCATTTAATTGCCAACCCGTAGCTTCCACAATGGGTGTTTTCGCATTCTCAGATTGCTTTTCGGATTGCTTTACAGTTGCTAAAGCACTGGGATTGCGGAAAGCAGAAGGATCACGCAGATCTGTCCAAGGATGGTTACTATTGCGGCGATCGCTAGGATCTTCAGGCAACCCTCCTCGACCTGTGGCGACAAACCGACTATTGCCATAGGTTCTACAACCTTGGACAATTCGCTGACTCGGATCATCGATATTGCTAGGTAGCTCGATTAAACCTGCGGTGGGAGTAAAAGCAAGGTTGCTGATATTTACCGTGCCGCTTAGCCCAAATTGCGAACTTGCCGTGATGTCATTTTCTGATGTCAATTGCGGACGGAATTTCAGTCCAAATAAACCTTGCGTAGTGATGTTGATATTACCACCTGATCCTCGCACCGCATTCGCAATAATGTCACTGTTTTCTATCCCCACAATCACAGGTGAGTTAATTGTCAAGTTACCACCATTACCAGCACCACCTGCTTCAGCGCTGATGAGACTACCATGACGCATCAATAGGAGATCGCGAACTTGCAGGTTAATATTGCCACCTTCACCAACTTTGGTGGAAGTGGAGAGGCGACCATTATCGAGTTTAATGGTATTCGCATTAATTGTGAGTGTGCCAGCATCACCAAGAACTTGATTCTCAGCGATCACAGTTCCCCCGTTACGAACCATCAAAGTTGGCGTATTAATTGTAATATTGCCTGCATCCGCTTGGGAAGTAGGATTGTTAGTTAATACAAATGTACGCGCCACCGCACCTATGTAACTTGGGTTCTGGCTATCTTTCACCCCACTGACATCGATCGACTCAGACGCATTGATTGTGAGATTGCCAGCACTCCCAGTACTCACAGTAGAAACTGAAACCAGTCCCCCATCTTGAATTGATAGCGTGCGCGTATCGAGCTGAAGATTTCCTGCATTACCAGAACCAAAAGTATTCGCTGATAGGAGACTAATTACTGTGGAATTATTAGGAAGGGCATCCAAGCTCGAAACCATCACCTTATCAGCGATGACATTGACATTTCCCCCATTCCCCCTACTAAAAGTTCTAGTGCCAACATTCCCGCCTCCAAAAATAGTCAGTTGATTAGTGGAGATAGATAAATCTCCACCCTGACCAGTACCAAGGGTAGCGGCGATCAGCACCCCAAATATCGGTGCAGTAGAAGGATTGCCAGGTTGAATCCCACCTACTCCTACTTCATTCGCTTTAACGGTTATATTGCCTCCTTGGGCATTACCGAAGGCACGATCCATCACGATTGCCCCTTTATCAATCATCAGCTTGGGGGTAGTAATGAAAATATTGCCTGCCCCTCCAGCGGCAGTAGTTTCATTCACCACACCACTAGAACTGAGAAAATCTGGAGACATACCAATTACTTGCAAGGATTCTGTGGCGTTGATCGTAACATCGCCTGCCTTTTGAATGCCGAGGTTTTGGACAACTGCGATCGAACCACCACTAAGACTAACCTGTTTACCTTGCATTTGAATTGAACCAGGACTAGTGCCACGAACTGCTACTAAGGCGCGTTGGCTCATCTGAATATTGCCAAAGCTAGCGGCATTGGGATATGCGAGTGTCAATCCTTGCGATGTTGCACCAATCTCAACGCTGCCTCCAGTGACACTTCCCAATTCAATTCGCCCACCTAAAGCTGAAATCACACCCCCCTCTAGAGAGACATTTCCACCCACCAAAGCCAGTGTTTGACCAGATTGAACCTGTAAACCGCTTAAATTTAAATTAGTCAGATTTGAAACAGATGATGCGCCATTTAACCTAGCGTTACTACCATTTCCCTGTACGGTGATATTTCCCGAATTGCTCCC from Pseudanabaena sp. BC1403 encodes:
- a CDS encoding filamentous hemagglutinin N-terminal domain-containing protein, with protein sequence MNFSQRLWWCGSIFLFLGMLLPTNVSAQSVTADGTLSTTVNSPDNLNFTITNGNQPNSGANLFHSFSQFSVPTGGSATFNLVSTPNITTIFSRVTGGSVSNIDGLIQTTNSSNPVSLFLLNPNGIIFGANASLNIGGSFIATTANSVKFIDGIEFSAVNPSASPLLTVNAPLGLDFAQNPKGITVQNTGHRLIDRIFTPTDRSQSPVGLQVNGGNTLALIGGEVNLSGGIITTNGGGHLEVSGVSDGQVGLKATSTGWVGDYSSVRQFQDVHLAQQSLLDASGAKGSIQVHGKNISLSEGSAILLQNLGSQASGGITIKAAGSLNLTGTVRDGSYASYIKIDNLGTGQVGDIAISAKQVSIQDGGNIITGMYTPASGGNIIAKVADSILLDGFNPTSPANPSSIYTITFNSANAGNITLSTSNLRLLRRGILSSISFGTGKTGNIRVQAQDLIEVGEYIPSQLVSPSGILLASTALGDTGDLLINTARLVIRDGGVVGSIVAGKGTSGNVSINASNSVDVQGRQVDSIVPSRIISSAEILDAATQQIYGLPPIPSGDSGSLIINTPSLRITDGAYVAVKNDGSGRAGDVQINANSIFLDNQGSILASTASGNGGDVNLNLQSFLLLRHNSLISATAAGNGNGGNLTINSPVIVGIENSDIIANAVRGSGGNISITTQGLFGLKFRPQLTPENDITASSQFGLSGTVNINNLAFTPSAGLIQLPSDIDDPSQRIVQGCRTYGNSRFVSTGRGGLPEDPSDRRNSSHPWNDLRDPSTFRNPAALATTPQSENAKTPIVEATGWQLNAKGEVDIYATNNAARGTPVTDCAGFLAIATNFFKEVVFNEF
- a CDS encoding filamentous hemagglutinin N-terminal domain-containing protein, whose translation is MNFSQRLWWCGSSFLFLGMLLPTNVSAQSVTADGTLSTTVTSPDNLNFTITNGNQPNSGGNLFHSFNQFSVPTGGSATFNLVNTPNISTIFSRVTGGNVSNIDGMIQTTNNSNPVSLFLINPSGIIFGPNASLNIGGSFVGTTANSIKFADGAEFSAITPQASPLLTIASPIGLNMGSNAGTITVQGQGNKLFDVTGFGTPSNINTPIGLQISANNTLALIGGAVNFSGGVVTTNGGGHLEVGSVSNGQVVLKPTSTGWVGDYSSVPQFNDIHLAKESLLDASGSNGSIRLQGGNISLTEGSSLLLQNLGTQPSGGITVNATGSLNLAGNTANGDLGSFMQIQNFGTGRTGDIAISAAQLSLQDGARILTRTRTQTAGGNITANVSGSTEVIGFNSNNPAIYTALTTFSADSGNAGNIMLSTRILRVLDSGQIISVALRSGDTGTIQVKATDQIEIAGFNPLAFSESSLTTFTQGSGNANSLVINTSRLVLQGGAALGSSTVATGSAGSVEINASKSIEIQGCGTEGNAAGVISRITSNAELLSPETQAAFILPAIPTGNAGSLTINTPSLRIADGAAVSVKNDGPGLAGNIQINANSLFLDGKSSIVASTASGNGGDIRLNLQSNLLMRHNSLISATAAGNGNGGNLTINSPVIVGIENSDIIANAVRGSGGNINITTQGLFGLKFRPQLTSENDITASSQFGLSGTVNISNLAFTPTAGLIELPSNIDDPSQRIVQGCRTYGNSRFVATGRGGLPEDPSNRRNSSHPWNDLRDPSAFRNPAALTTTPQSENAKTPIVEATGWQLNAKGEVDIYAANNVARETTVTDCAGFLAIAPKLFKEVVANEF
- a CDS encoding filamentous hemagglutinin N-terminal domain-containing protein, with amino-acid sequence MNFSQKLLWCGSSFLFLGMLLPITVSAQSVTADGTLSTTVTSPDNLNFTITNGNQPNSGANLFHSFSQFSVPTGGSATFNLVSTPNITTIFSRVTGGSVSNIDGMIQTTNNSNPVSLFLINPSGIIFGPNARLNIGGSFVGTTANSIKFADGVEFSASDSTTNPLLTVASPIGLNMGSNSGNITVQGNGSNARLNGASSVSNLTNLNLSGLQVQSGQTLALVGGNVSLEGGVISALGGRIELGSVTGGSVEIGATSQGLTLAYPNAASFGNIQMSQRALVAVRGTSPGSIQMQGKQVSLSGGSIAVVQNLGIQKAGDVTINATESLQVIGMSPDFLSSSGVVNETTAAGGAGNIFITTPKLMIDKGAIVMDRAFGNAQGGNITVKANEVGVGGIQPGNPSTAPIFGVLIAATLGTGQGGDLSISTNQLTIFGGGNVGTRTFSRGNGGNVNVIADKVMVSSLDALPNNSTVISLLSANTFGSGNAGNLQLDTRTLSIQDGGLVSVSTVSTGSAGNLTINASESIDVSGVKDSQNPSYIGAVARTFVLTNNPTSQADAGNITINTPTLMVRNGGTVIAENQVLGDAGTLTINANTIKLDNGRLSTSTKVGEGGNINLQVRDLLLMRHGSLISAEAGGAGNGGNLTINSPVIVGIENSDIIANAVRGSGGNINITTQGLFGLKFRPQLTSENDITASSQFGLSGTVNISNLAFTPTAGLIELPSNIDDPSQRIVQGCRTYGNSRFVATGRGGLPEDPSDRRNSNHPWTDLRDPSAFRNPSALATVKQSEKQSENAKTPIVEATGWQLNAKGEVDIYAVNNAAIGTTVTDCAGFLAITSKTF